In Candidatus Sodalis pierantonius str. SOPE, one DNA window encodes the following:
- a CDS encoding helix-turn-helix domain-containing protein — MKDALCLTLRHPASAKEESPPLAGLTLNKISPQLLDATIRLLGLLDTPDDINALAPLTLREILYRLLVGPSGDIIRNMALADSRLNQIARAILWIRAHFREPCRIAYAAEIAGMSRSTFHLHFKAVTTLSPIEFRTHLRLQEARRLMVSEAADAASAGFQVGYESPSQFSRDYARVFGIFPAKHAHRLRQAQGSQTAAT; from the coding sequence ATCAAAGATGCGCTTTGCCTCACCCTCCGCCACCCGGCATCCGCCAAGGAGGAGAGCCCCCCTCTTGCTGGGTTAACGTTGAACAAAATCTCCCCTCAATTGCTTGATGCGACAATCCGCCTGCTCGGGCTGCTGGATACACCCGATGACATCAATGCCCTCGCGCCGCTTACCCTGCGTGAAATCCTCTATCGTCTCCTGGTCGGGCCCAGTGGGGACATCATCAGGAACATGGCGCTGGCGGACAGCCGGCTCAATCAAATTGCCCGAGCGATCCTGTGGATCAGAGCACACTTTCGCGAACCTTGTCGTATTGCCTATGCCGCCGAGATTGCGGGAATGAGCCGCTCCACCTTCCACCTTCATTTCAAGGCGGTGACGACCTTAAGTCCTATTGAGTTCCGCACGCACCTGCGGCTACAGGAAGCGCGGCGGCTGATGGTGAGTGAGGCAGCCGACGCGGCCAGCGCTGGCTTCCAGGTGGGTTATGAAAGCCCTTCACAGTTCAGCCGTGACTATGCCCGCGTATTCGGCATCTTCCCGGCCAAGCATGCCCACCGGTTGAGACAGGCACAGGGCAGCCAGACGGCCGCAACTTAA
- the garD gene encoding galactarate dehydratase: MSVIHTRSAEQAFYIKVHDTDNVAIIVNDHDLSAGSRFPDGLELIEHIPQGHKVALNDIAKGGAIIRYGEIIGYALRAIARGSGIDESLVELPVAPALETLPLATKVPPPLPPLEGYTFEGYRNPDGSVGTKNLLGITTSVHCVAGVVEFVVKLIERDLLPKYPNVDGVVGLNHLYGCGVAINAPAAVVPIRTIHNIALNPNFGGEVMVVGLGCEKLQPERLLADTEDVQPIAMEAASIVRLQDEKHVGFQSMVADILAVAERHLQHLNGRQRETCPTSELVVGMQCGGSDAFSGVTANPAVGFASDLLVRCGATVMFSEVIEVRDAIHLLTPRAADEAVGRRLLEEMAWYDNYLSLGQTDRSANPSPGNKKGGLANVVEKTLGSIAKSGTSAIVEVLSPGQRPTRRGLIYAATPASDFICGTQQLASGVTVQVFTTGRGTPYGLAAVPVIEMATRTALADRWYDLMDINAGTIATGEATIEDVGWQLFHFILEIASGRKKTWSDQWVIHNALSVFNPAPVT; this comes from the coding sequence ATGTCTGTTATTCATACGCGAAGCGCTGAGCAAGCCTTCTATATAAAAGTGCACGATACCGATAATGTGGCCATTATCGTCAATGATCATGACTTGTCGGCCGGCAGCCGTTTTCCGGACGGACTGGAATTAATTGAGCATATTCCCCAGGGACATAAAGTCGCGCTGAACGATATCGCCAAAGGCGGCGCCATTATTCGCTACGGCGAAATCATTGGCTATGCGCTGCGCGCCATCGCGCGTGGCAGTGGGATTGATGAATCGTTGGTAGAGCTGCCGGTGGCGCCGGCGCTGGAAACCCTGCCGCTGGCGACCAAGGTGCCGCCGCCGCTGCCTCCGTTGGAAGGCTACACCTTCGAGGGCTATCGCAACCCCGACGGCAGCGTCGGCACCAAGAACCTGCTCGGCATCACCACCAGCGTTCATTGCGTTGCCGGCGTGGTGGAGTTCGTGGTGAAGCTTATCGAACGCGATTTACTGCCGAAATACCCGAACGTTGACGGCGTGGTGGGCCTGAATCATCTGTACGGCTGCGGCGTGGCGATCAATGCGCCGGCCGCGGTGGTACCCATTCGCACGATTCATAATATCGCCCTTAATCCCAACTTCGGCGGCGAGGTGATGGTCGTTGGGTTGGGCTGCGAAAAACTCCAGCCGGAGCGCCTGCTGGCCGATACCGAAGACGTACAGCCGATTGCGATGGAAGCGGCAAGCATTGTGCGTTTGCAAGATGAAAAGCACGTTGGTTTTCAATCGATGGTGGCGGATATTCTGGCGGTGGCGGAGCGTCATCTTCAGCATCTTAACGGCCGCCAGCGCGAAACGTGCCCGACGTCGGAGCTGGTGGTGGGCATGCAGTGCGGCGGCAGCGACGCGTTTTCCGGCGTGACCGCCAATCCGGCGGTGGGGTTCGCCTCGGATTTGCTCGTGCGCTGCGGCGCTACGGTAATGTTTTCCGAAGTTATCGAGGTGCGCGACGCTATCCATCTACTGACCCCCCGCGCCGCCGATGAAGCCGTGGGCCGCCGCCTGCTGGAGGAGATGGCCTGGTACGACAATTATCTCAGCCTGGGCCAGACCGACCGCAGCGCCAACCCCTCTCCCGGCAACAAAAAGGGCGGATTGGCCAACGTGGTGGAAAAGACGCTCGGCTCAATCGCCAAATCCGGCACCAGCGCCATCGTCGAAGTACTCTCTCCCGGTCAGCGCCCCACCCGACGCGGCCTGATTTATGCCGCCACGCCGGCGAGCGATTTTATTTGCGGCACCCAGCAGCTGGCGTCCGGGGTTACGGTGCAAGTATTCACCACCGGACGCGGGACGCCTTACGGCCTGGCGGCGGTGCCGGTGATTGAAATGGCGACCCGCACGGCGCTGGCGGACCGCTGGTATGATTTGATGGACATTAATGCCGGTACTATCGCCACCGGCGAGGCCACCATTGAGGACGTCGGCTGGCAGCTGTTCCACTTTATCTTGGAGATTGCCAGCGGCCGGAAGAAAACCTGGTCTGACCAATGGGTGATCCATAACGCGCTGTCGGTATTCAATCCGGCGCCAGTAACCTGA
- a CDS encoding MFS transporter produces the protein MSIAPLTANKTKTHIRYWILFIIFMVTAINYADRATLSIAGTDIAKELGLDAGQMGQIFSAFGWAYLIMQIPGGWLLDRYGSKKVYSYSLFFWSLFTFLQGFVGFFPIAYAAMTLFFLRFMLGFSEALSFPANARIVAAWFSTRERGTASAIFNSAQYFSLAIFSPLLGWLTYTWGWEHVFTVMGAVGFVLTVIWIKFIHNPNKHPQVSAQELEYMSAGGAVVDMDSPAAGKKEGPHWSDVRQMLTSRMMLGVFFGQYFINSITWFFLTWFPIYLVQDKGMSILKVGLVASIPAQCGFAGGVLGGIVSDNLLRRGFSLTVARKIPIVLGMLLATSIILCNYTDNTVVVVALMALAFFGKGFGALGWPVVADTAPKEMIGLCGGLFNVFGNVASIVTPLVIGYMVKELHSFNMALVFVGCSALAAMFSYLVVVGEIKRLVLKKS, from the coding sequence ATGAGTATTGCACCTCTGACCGCTAATAAAACCAAGACCCATATACGTTACTGGATTTTGTTCATCATCTTTATGGTCACCGCCATCAACTATGCCGACCGGGCCACCCTGTCGATTGCGGGAACCGATATTGCGAAAGAACTCGGCCTGGATGCCGGCCAAATGGGGCAGATTTTCTCGGCCTTCGGCTGGGCGTATTTGATTATGCAAATTCCTGGCGGCTGGTTACTAGACCGATACGGATCGAAAAAGGTCTACAGCTACAGTCTGTTTTTCTGGTCGCTGTTTACCTTTTTACAAGGGTTCGTCGGTTTCTTCCCTATCGCCTATGCCGCCATGACGCTGTTTTTCCTGCGCTTTATGCTAGGATTTTCGGAGGCGCTGTCATTTCCGGCTAACGCCCGTATCGTCGCCGCCTGGTTCTCGACCCGCGAGCGCGGTACCGCCTCGGCCATCTTCAATTCGGCGCAATACTTCTCGCTGGCGATTTTCTCGCCGCTGCTGGGCTGGTTGACCTATACCTGGGGCTGGGAACATGTCTTTACCGTGATGGGGGCCGTGGGCTTCGTCCTGACGGTGATATGGATTAAATTTATCCATAACCCGAATAAGCATCCCCAGGTGTCGGCGCAAGAGCTGGAATATATGTCCGCCGGCGGCGCGGTAGTGGATATGGACTCGCCCGCGGCCGGTAAAAAAGAGGGGCCGCACTGGAGCGATGTGCGCCAGATGTTGACCAGCCGCATGATGCTCGGCGTGTTTTTCGGCCAGTATTTTATCAATAGTATCACCTGGTTCTTCCTCACCTGGTTTCCCATTTACCTGGTACAGGACAAGGGGATGTCGATACTGAAAGTCGGCCTGGTGGCGTCGATTCCGGCGCAGTGCGGTTTCGCCGGCGGCGTGTTGGGCGGCATTGTGTCGGATAATTTGCTGCGGCGCGGGTTTTCGCTGACCGTGGCGCGTAAAATTCCCATCGTGCTGGGCATGCTGCTGGCGACCAGCATTATCTTGTGCAACTACACCGACAATACCGTTGTCGTGGTAGCGTTAATGGCGCTGGCGTTCTTCGGTAAAGGCTTCGGCGCGCTCGGCTGGCCGGTGGTGGCGGATACCGCGCCGAAAGAGATGATCGGGCTGTGCGGCGGGCTGTTTAACGTGTTCGGTAACGTTGCCTCCATCGTCACGCCGCTGGTCATCGGCTATATGGTCAAAGAGTTGCACTCCTTCAATATGGCGCTGGTGTTTGTCGGCTGCTCCGCCCTGGCGGCCATGTTCTCCTATCTGGTGGTGGTAGGCGAAATCAAACGTCTGGTGCTGAAAAAATCCTGA
- the barA gene encoding two-component sensor histidine kinase BarA, with product MTKYSLRAQMMILILAPTLFIGLLLSAFFVVHRYNELQHQLVDAGASIIEPLALSSKYGMTFHNRESVRHLVNLLHRHHSDIVRSISLFDVNNTLFVTSNYQQNMARLKLPDGAPLPEGLTLLRSGSSLIMLTPIVREDSLPDGERAYGAASDAIKPLGYIAIELDMDAVRLQQYKEAFISTLLLLLCLCCAGLFAYRLMRDVTGPIRNMVSTVDRIRRGQLDSRVEGYMLGELDMLKNGINAMAMSLSAYHEELQQNIDQATSDLRETLEQMEIQNVELDLAKKRAQEAVRIKSEFLANMSHELRTPLNGVIGFTRQTLKTPLTSTQRDYLQTIERSGNHLLSIINDVLDFSKLEAGKLMLETIPFALRATMDEVVILLAHTAHEKGLELILQVQREVPEYVIGDPLRLQQVMTNLIGNAIKFTEQGHIIIRVSRQGHERERVEINVQIRDTGIGIAERQQSQLFQAFRQADASITRRHGGTGLGLVITQKLVREMGGEINFRSRAGRGSTFWFHIPLQINCHAWVDPHRYDALMHKRLALIEANSASAQATLELLADTPLEVSHYPDMDALGDAQVDILLIGKPVTATLSLPEIRYELLRASGHARCIILALPGAWMVEAELLKQMGADACLTKPVSGQRLLPLLQSPPAPRSGDEPEAGTPCLPLTVMAVDDNPANLKLIGALLQEQVEHTILCNSAAEVIAYAGKKPLDIILMDIQMPEIDGLRAAELIRQLPLHAHTPIVAVTAHTISDERQRLLDAGMIDCLAKPIDEAMLRRLLSHHGVHDSAALAGPREGPGDVRPPPAPAGNQDVSLDWQLALRQAADKPDLAREMLGMLLEFLPEIKQRVKAVASGAHDEHIGSLIHKLHGSCSYSGVPRLRRLCANIEQQLRSGVEVAALEPEWLEMLDEIENVRIAARAWLSG from the coding sequence ATGACCAAATACAGCTTGCGCGCGCAGATGATGATACTGATCCTGGCTCCGACGCTTTTCATTGGCTTACTGCTTAGCGCTTTTTTTGTCGTCCACCGCTATAATGAGCTGCAACATCAATTGGTGGACGCCGGCGCCAGCATTATCGAGCCGCTGGCGCTGTCCAGCAAATACGGTATGACGTTTCACAATCGCGAATCGGTGCGCCATCTGGTTAATCTGCTGCATCGCCACCACTCGGATATTGTGCGGTCCATCTCGCTGTTCGACGTCAACAATACCCTGTTCGTCACCTCCAATTATCAACAGAATATGGCGCGGCTAAAGCTGCCGGACGGCGCGCCGCTGCCCGAGGGGCTAACGTTGTTGCGCTCGGGGTCGTCGCTCATCATGCTCACGCCCATCGTGCGCGAAGACAGTCTGCCGGACGGCGAGCGCGCGTACGGTGCGGCCAGCGATGCGATAAAACCGCTTGGTTATATCGCCATCGAACTGGATATGGACGCGGTGCGGCTGCAGCAGTACAAAGAGGCGTTTATTTCCACGCTACTGTTGCTGTTGTGCCTTTGTTGCGCCGGGCTGTTTGCCTACCGGCTGATGCGCGATGTCACGGGCCCTATCCGCAATATGGTCAGCACCGTCGATCGCATCCGCCGCGGCCAGTTGGACAGCCGGGTGGAGGGCTACATGCTCGGCGAACTGGATATGTTGAAAAACGGCATTAACGCCATGGCGATGTCGCTTAGCGCCTACCACGAAGAGCTGCAGCAGAATATCGATCAGGCAACCTCGGATCTGCGTGAGACCCTCGAGCAAATGGAAATCCAGAACGTCGAACTGGATCTGGCGAAAAAACGCGCCCAGGAGGCGGTGCGTATCAAGTCGGAATTTCTGGCGAATATGTCCCACGAGCTGCGCACGCCGCTCAACGGCGTTATCGGTTTTACCCGCCAGACGCTGAAAACACCGCTCACTTCCACCCAGCGCGACTACCTGCAAACCATTGAGCGATCTGGCAATCATTTACTCAGCATTATTAACGACGTGCTGGACTTCTCCAAATTGGAAGCCGGCAAACTGATGCTGGAAACGATCCCCTTCGCGCTGCGCGCCACAATGGATGAGGTGGTGATCCTGCTGGCCCATACCGCCCACGAAAAGGGCCTGGAGCTGATTTTACAGGTACAGCGCGAAGTGCCGGAATATGTCATCGGCGATCCGCTGCGGCTCCAGCAGGTGATGACCAACCTTATCGGTAACGCTATTAAATTCACCGAGCAAGGGCATATCATCATTCGCGTCAGCCGCCAGGGCCACGAGCGGGAGCGGGTGGAGATCAACGTGCAGATCCGCGATACCGGTATCGGCATCGCCGAACGCCAGCAATCGCAGCTGTTCCAGGCTTTCCGCCAGGCCGATGCCAGCATTACCCGCCGCCACGGTGGTACCGGTCTGGGGCTGGTGATTACGCAAAAGCTGGTGCGGGAGATGGGCGGAGAGATCAACTTCCGCAGCCGCGCCGGCCGGGGCTCAACCTTTTGGTTCCATATTCCGCTACAGATCAACTGCCACGCCTGGGTGGACCCGCATCGCTACGATGCCCTGATGCATAAGCGTCTGGCGTTGATCGAGGCCAACAGCGCGTCGGCGCAGGCCACCCTCGAGCTTTTGGCGGACACGCCGCTCGAGGTCAGTCACTATCCCGATATGGACGCGCTGGGCGATGCGCAGGTGGATATTTTACTCATCGGTAAACCGGTGACCGCGACGCTGTCGCTGCCGGAAATACGCTACGAGCTGCTGCGGGCCAGCGGCCATGCCCGCTGTATCATCCTGGCGCTGCCGGGCGCATGGATGGTGGAGGCGGAGCTGCTAAAACAAATGGGCGCGGACGCTTGTCTGACCAAGCCGGTGTCCGGCCAGCGCCTGCTGCCGCTGCTGCAATCGCCGCCGGCCCCGCGATCGGGCGACGAGCCCGAGGCCGGCACGCCCTGCCTGCCGCTAACCGTGATGGCGGTAGATGATAATCCCGCTAATCTCAAACTGATCGGCGCCCTGCTACAAGAGCAGGTGGAGCACACCATTTTATGTAACAGCGCCGCCGAAGTTATCGCCTACGCCGGCAAAAAGCCGCTGGATATTATTTTGATGGATATCCAGATGCCGGAAATCGATGGTCTGCGCGCCGCGGAGCTGATTCGCCAACTGCCGCTTCACGCCCATACGCCGATCGTAGCGGTCACCGCCCATACCATTAGCGATGAACGGCAGCGACTGCTGGATGCCGGCATGATTGATTGTCTAGCCAAACCTATCGATGAAGCGATGCTGCGCCGGCTACTATCGCACCACGGCGTGCACGATAGCGCGGCGCTCGCGGGGCCGCGCGAGGGGCCGGGCGACGTCAGACCGCCGCCGGCGCCGGCCGGCAATCAGGATGTTTCGCTCGATTGGCAGCTGGCGCTGCGTCAGGCGGCGGACAAACCGGATTTGGCGCGGGAAATGCTGGGGATGCTGCTGGAGTTTTTACCCGAAATCAAACAGCGGGTGAAAGCGGTGGCGAGCGGCGCGCACGACGAGCACATCGGCAGCTTGATCCACAAACTGCACGGCAGTTGCAGCTACAGCGGTGTGCCGCGGCTGCGGCGGCTGTGCGCCAATATTGAGCAGCAGTTGCGCAGCGGGGTTGAGGTCGCGGCGCTGGAGCCGGAATGGCTGGAAATGCTCGACGAAATTGAGAACGTGCGCATCGCCGCCCGCGCCTGGCTTAGCGGTTAG
- the relA gene encoding GTP diphosphokinase: MVAVRSAHLNPAGEFAVDDWVASLGLANPQSSERLADTWRYCEQRCKDHLDAPLLLWRGIEMVEILSMLSMDNDSLCAALLFPLADAGVVEETVLEAEFGKSIVELVHGVRDMDAIRQLKATHNDSMAPEQVDNVRRMLLAIVEDFRCVVIKLAERIAHLRELKDAPEDERVLAAKESTNIYAPLANRLGIGQLKWELEDFCFRYLHPEEYKRIAKLLHERRIDREQYIEDFVASLRKAMQEEGLKADIYGRPKHIYSIWRKMQKKTLEFDELFDVRAVRVVVERLQDCYAALGIVHTHFRHLPDEFDDYVANPKPNGYQSIHTVVLGPRGKTLEIQIRTRQMHEDAELGVAAHWKYKEGGTALTGGRSGYEQRIAWLRKLLAWQEEMADSGEMLDEVRSQVFDDRVYVFTPKGDVVDLPAGSTPLDFAYHIHSDVGHRCIGAKISGRIVPFTYQLRMGDQVEIITQKHPNPSRDWLNPNLGYVTTSRGRSKIHNWFRKQDRDKNIVAGRQLLEEELEHLDISMREAEKLLLPRYNVNTLDELLASIGGGDVRINQMVNYLQSKLNKPSAEEEDKQALRQLTQKTPPVPRNRDNGRVVVEGVGNLMHHIARCCQPIPGDDISGFITQGRGISIHRADCEQLADLQANAPERIVDAVWGESYSSGYSLVVRVTANDRSGLLRDITTILANEKVNVLGVASRSDVKKQLATIDMDIEIYNQQVLGRMLSKLNQLPDVIDARRLHGN, encoded by the coding sequence ATGGTTGCGGTAAGAAGTGCACATTTGAACCCGGCGGGCGAGTTTGCCGTGGACGACTGGGTTGCCAGTCTGGGCCTCGCCAATCCGCAATCAAGTGAACGGCTGGCCGACACCTGGCGCTACTGCGAGCAGCGGTGCAAGGACCATCTTGATGCCCCTCTGCTGCTGTGGCGCGGCATTGAAATGGTGGAAATTCTGTCCATGCTCAGTATGGACAACGACAGCCTGTGCGCGGCGCTATTGTTCCCGCTGGCCGATGCCGGTGTGGTGGAAGAGACGGTGCTGGAGGCGGAATTCGGCAAGAGCATCGTCGAACTGGTTCACGGCGTGCGCGATATGGACGCCATCCGCCAGTTGAAGGCAACCCATAATGATTCCATGGCGCCGGAGCAGGTGGACAACGTGCGCCGCATGCTGCTGGCGATCGTCGAAGATTTCCGCTGCGTGGTGATAAAGCTCGCCGAGCGTATCGCCCATTTGCGCGAGCTGAAGGATGCGCCCGAAGACGAACGGGTGCTGGCGGCGAAAGAGAGCACCAATATTTATGCCCCGCTCGCCAACCGTCTCGGCATCGGCCAGCTCAAGTGGGAGCTGGAAGATTTCTGCTTCCGCTACCTGCATCCCGAAGAATACAAGCGCATCGCCAAGTTGTTGCACGAGCGGCGTATCGACCGCGAACAGTATATCGAAGATTTTGTCGCCTCCTTGCGCAAGGCCATGCAGGAGGAAGGGCTGAAGGCCGATATCTACGGCCGGCCGAAACACATCTATAGCATCTGGCGCAAAATGCAGAAAAAGACGCTGGAATTCGACGAGCTGTTCGACGTGCGCGCGGTGCGGGTGGTGGTGGAACGCCTACAGGACTGCTATGCCGCCCTCGGCATTGTGCATACCCATTTTCGCCATTTGCCGGATGAGTTCGACGACTACGTCGCCAACCCGAAACCCAACGGCTATCAATCGATCCATACCGTGGTGTTGGGCCCGCGCGGCAAAACGCTGGAAATCCAGATCCGCACGCGTCAGATGCATGAGGACGCCGAGCTGGGGGTGGCCGCGCACTGGAAGTATAAAGAGGGCGGCACCGCCCTGACCGGCGGCCGATCCGGCTATGAGCAGCGCATTGCCTGGCTGCGCAAGCTGCTGGCTTGGCAGGAAGAGATGGCGGACTCCGGCGAGATGCTCGACGAAGTGCGCAGCCAAGTGTTTGACGATCGCGTCTATGTGTTTACGCCTAAAGGGGACGTGGTGGATTTGCCGGCCGGCTCCACGCCGCTGGACTTCGCCTACCATATTCATAGCGATGTGGGCCACCGCTGTATCGGCGCCAAAATCAGCGGCCGTATCGTGCCCTTCACCTATCAGTTGCGTATGGGCGATCAGGTCGAAATTATCACCCAGAAACACCCAAATCCGAGCCGCGACTGGCTGAATCCCAATTTGGGTTATGTCACCACCAGCCGCGGGCGCTCCAAAATCCATAACTGGTTTCGCAAGCAGGATCGGGATAAAAACATTGTCGCCGGCCGCCAACTGTTGGAAGAGGAGCTGGAGCATCTGGATATCAGCATGCGCGAGGCGGAAAAACTGCTGCTGCCGCGCTACAACGTCAATACGCTCGATGAACTGCTGGCGTCCATCGGTGGCGGCGACGTGCGCATTAACCAGATGGTCAATTACCTGCAAAGCAAGCTGAACAAACCCAGCGCCGAAGAGGAAGACAAGCAGGCGCTGCGTCAGCTGACGCAGAAAACCCCGCCGGTGCCGCGCAACCGCGATAACGGCCGGGTGGTGGTGGAAGGGGTAGGCAACCTGATGCACCATATCGCCCGCTGCTGCCAGCCGATCCCGGGGGACGATATCAGCGGTTTTATCACCCAGGGACGCGGCATTTCCATCCATCGCGCCGATTGCGAGCAGCTGGCGGATCTGCAGGCCAACGCGCCGGAACGCATTGTGGACGCGGTGTGGGGCGAGAGCTACTCCAGCGGGTACTCGCTGGTGGTCAGAGTGACCGCCAACGACCGCAGCGGCCTGCTGCGCGACATCACCACCATTCTCGCCAACGAGAAAGTCAACGTGCTCGGCGTTGCCAGCCGCAGCGATGTGAAAAAACAGCTGGCCACCATTGATATGGATATCGAGATCTATAACCAGCAGGTGCTGGGGCGGATGCTGTCGAAACTCAACCAACTGCCAGACGTCATTGACGCGCGTCGGCTGCACGGTAACTGA
- the mazG gene encoding nucleoside triphosphate pyrophosphohydrolase, which produces MSEPHAATALHRLLTIMTRLRDPQAGCPWDKSQIFDSIAPCTLEETYEVLDAIARRDFGDLRAELGDLLFQVVFYAELACEQGRFDFTAICEAISDKLERRHPHLFSAAPVAPVDHRAQWERLKAQERAEKSRPSPLDDIPAALPALMKAQKIQQRCAAVGFDWSTLGPVLAKVHEEIDEVMHEARQPEVDSAKLAEEVGDLLFATVSLSRHLGQTAEVALQQANRKFERRFRQVEAIIDAQGLTLAQVSLAQMEQAWQQVKRREKEA; this is translated from the coding sequence ATGTCTGAACCGCATGCCGCAACGGCGCTGCACCGGCTGTTAACCATCATGACCCGTCTGCGCGACCCGCAGGCGGGCTGCCCCTGGGATAAAAGCCAGATTTTTGACTCCATCGCGCCCTGCACGCTGGAGGAGACCTATGAAGTACTCGACGCCATCGCACGGCGCGACTTTGGCGACCTGCGCGCTGAGCTGGGCGATCTGCTGTTCCAGGTGGTGTTTTACGCCGAGCTGGCGTGCGAGCAGGGGCGATTCGATTTCACCGCTATCTGTGAGGCCATCAGCGATAAGCTTGAGCGCCGGCATCCGCACCTGTTCAGCGCCGCGCCAGTCGCGCCGGTGGATCATCGCGCGCAGTGGGAACGGCTGAAGGCACAGGAGCGGGCGGAAAAATCCCGCCCGTCGCCGCTGGACGATATCCCCGCCGCGCTGCCGGCGCTGATGAAAGCCCAGAAAATCCAGCAACGTTGCGCGGCGGTGGGTTTTGACTGGTCAACTCTCGGGCCGGTGCTGGCGAAAGTACATGAAGAGATCGATGAAGTCATGCATGAGGCGCGTCAGCCGGAGGTGGACTCGGCCAAGCTTGCGGAGGAGGTAGGCGATTTGCTGTTCGCCACGGTAAGCCTGTCGCGCCATTTGGGCCAGACGGCGGAAGTGGCTCTGCAACAGGCCAACCGCAAATTCGAGCGCCGCTTCCGCCAGGTAGAAGCCATTATTGACGCACAGGGGCTTACGCTTGCGCAGGTAAGCCTGGCGCAAATGGAACAGGCCTGGCAGCAGGTCAAGCGCCGGGAAAAAGAGGCGTGA
- the pyrG gene encoding glutamine hydrolyzing CTP synthase, which translates to MTTNYIFVTGGVVSSLGKGIAAASLATILEARGLNVTIMKLDPYINVDPGTMSPIQHGEVFVTEDGAETDLDLGHYERFIRTKMSRRNNFTTGRIYSDVLRKERRGDYLGATIQVIPHITNAIKERIIEGGEGHDVVLVEIGGTVGDIESLPFLEAIRQMAVEVGREHTLYMHLTLVPYMAASGEVKTKPTQHSVKELLSIGIQPDVLICRSDRSVPNNERAKIALFCNVPEKAVISLKDIDSIYKIPALLKSQGLDDYICKRFILNCPDADLSEWEQVIYQQANPVGEVTIGMVGKYIELPDAYKSVIEALKHAGLKNRLTVNIRLIDSQDVETRGVEILKDLDAILIPGGFGYRGVEGKILTAQYAREQKIPYLGICLGMQVALIEFARHMAGMQDANSTEFVPDCKYPVVALITEWRDEDGNVEMHSEQSDLGGTMRLGSQPCHLADGSLARALYGEATIMERHRHRYEVNNMLLKHIEAAGLRVAGWSGDNKLVEIIEYPDHPWFVASQFHPEFTSTPRDGHPLFAGFVKAAGDYQKRAQK; encoded by the coding sequence ATGACAACAAACTATATTTTTGTAACCGGCGGGGTCGTCTCCTCCTTGGGTAAAGGCATTGCCGCAGCCTCCCTGGCGACTATTCTCGAAGCCCGGGGCCTTAACGTTACCATCATGAAGCTGGACCCCTACATCAATGTGGATCCGGGTACCATGAGCCCTATTCAACACGGCGAAGTTTTCGTCACCGAAGACGGTGCCGAAACGGATTTGGACTTAGGGCACTATGAGCGCTTCATCCGTACCAAAATGTCGCGCCGCAACAACTTCACCACCGGCCGTATCTATTCCGACGTGCTGCGCAAAGAGCGCCGCGGCGACTATCTGGGCGCCACCATTCAGGTGATTCCCCACATTACTAACGCCATTAAAGAACGCATTATCGAAGGCGGCGAAGGCCATGATGTGGTGCTCGTGGAAATTGGCGGTACGGTGGGGGATATTGAATCGCTGCCGTTTCTGGAGGCCATTCGCCAAATGGCGGTGGAAGTCGGGCGCGAGCACACCCTCTACATGCACTTGACCCTGGTGCCCTATATGGCGGCGTCGGGGGAGGTGAAAACCAAACCGACCCAGCATTCGGTGAAAGAGCTGCTGTCCATCGGTATCCAGCCTGACGTGCTGATATGCCGTTCCGATCGGTCGGTGCCCAACAACGAACGGGCGAAAATTGCTTTATTCTGTAACGTGCCGGAAAAGGCGGTGATTTCGCTTAAAGATATTGATTCAATTTATAAAATCCCGGCGCTATTGAAATCGCAAGGGCTGGACGATTATATTTGTAAACGATTCATCTTGAACTGTCCCGATGCGGATCTGTCAGAATGGGAGCAGGTGATTTACCAGCAGGCGAATCCGGTCGGTGAAGTGACCATTGGCATGGTCGGAAAATATATCGAGTTACCGGACGCCTATAAATCGGTTATCGAGGCCCTGAAACACGCCGGACTGAAAAATCGCCTGACGGTAAATATCCGCCTGATCGATTCTCAGGATGTTGAAACCCGCGGTGTCGAAATATTGAAAGATTTGGACGCTATCCTCATCCCCGGCGGCTTCGGCTATCGCGGCGTGGAGGGGAAAATCCTGACCGCGCAATACGCGCGCGAGCAAAAGATCCCCTACCTGGGCATCTGCCTGGGCATGCAGGTGGCGTTAATCGAATTTGCTCGCCATATGGCGGGGATGCAGGATGCAAACTCCACCGAATTTGTGCCAGACTGTAAGTATCCGGTGGTGGCGCTTATCACCGAATGGCGCGATGAGGACGGCAATGTGGAAATGCACAGCGAGCAAAGCGACCTGGGCGGCACCATGCGCCTCGGCAGCCAGCCCTGCCACCTGGCGGACGGCAGCCTGGCGCGTGCGTTATACGGCGAGGCCACCATTATGGAACGCCACCGCCATCGCTATGAAGTCAACAATATGCTGTTGAAACACATTGAGGCCGCCGGGCTGCGCGTCGCCGGCTGGTCTGGAGATAATAAGCTGGTGGAGATTATCGAATACCCGGATCATCCGTGGTTTGTCGCCAGCCAGTTCCACCCGGAGTTCACCTCGACGCCCCGTGATGGTCATCCGTTATTCGCGGGCTTCGTCAAAGCCGCGGGCGACTATCAAAAACGGGCGCAGAAATAA